A stretch of Cytophagales bacterium DNA encodes these proteins:
- the moaA gene encoding GTP 3',8-cyclase MoaA gives MLYDNHGRVINYVRLAVTDRCNLRCFYCMPESGIKYINRKDLLTYEEMERLMRVLSENGISKLRITGGEPFIRRGIMDFLHRLSDIDGLKQMHITTNGTFTREYIPQFKQIAMKSVNLSLDSLDKQRFFEITRRDAFDQVMETFYGLLDAEINTKINMVVMEGRNTQDIIPMLELARDHKIGVRFIEEMPFNGTLGQGNATFWPARKILDHIKEVYPEVEKLNDPANSTSQNYQIPGFKGTFGIIAAYTRTFCGSCNRIRLTPKGELKTCLYDNGFVSLRDVIRSGASDEELMEVIRKSLNNRAKDGFEAEKRRAPVHESMATIGG, from the coding sequence ATGTTGTACGATAATCACGGTCGAGTCATCAATTATGTCCGATTGGCGGTTACAGACCGGTGTAATCTTCGGTGCTTTTATTGCATGCCTGAGTCCGGCATCAAATACATTAACCGGAAGGACCTCCTGACCTACGAGGAAATGGAGCGGCTCATGCGGGTGTTGAGTGAAAATGGTATTTCTAAATTACGGATCACCGGAGGAGAACCTTTCATTAGACGGGGGATCATGGACTTCCTGCATCGCTTGAGTGATATTGATGGGTTGAAGCAAATGCACATCACTACGAATGGCACCTTTACCAGGGAATACATCCCTCAATTCAAGCAGATCGCTATGAAGTCGGTGAATCTTAGTTTGGATTCTCTGGACAAGCAAAGATTTTTTGAGATCACCAGAAGAGATGCCTTCGATCAGGTTATGGAGACTTTCTACGGATTGTTGGATGCGGAGATCAATACAAAGATCAACATGGTGGTCATGGAAGGTAGAAATACCCAGGATATCATCCCGATGCTTGAGTTGGCGAGAGACCATAAAATAGGTGTTCGATTCATTGAGGAAATGCCTTTCAATGGGACACTAGGCCAGGGCAATGCGACCTTCTGGCCAGCAAGAAAAATATTAGATCACATCAAGGAAGTCTATCCCGAAGTTGAAAAACTGAATGACCCGGCTAATTCGACCTCTCAGAATTATCAGATTCCAGGGTTCAAAGGAACCTTCGGCATCATAGCTGCTTATACACGTACTTTCTGCGGTTCCTGTAACCGCATCCGACTAACCCCAAAAGGTGAGTTGAAAACTTGTCTATATGATAATGGTTTCGTGAGTTTGAGAGATGTGATCCGATCCGGAGCCTCTGATGAAGAATTAATGGAGGTGATCAGAAAATCCTTAAACAATCGTGCGAAAGACGGATTTGAGGCGGAGAAAAGAAGGGCTCCGGTTCATGAATCCATGGCGACCATAGGCGGCTAA
- a CDS encoding glycosyl hydrolase yields the protein MKNLFVATAKGLVQFDASGNPLRWNKVHFMGFNVTNVYHDPINRRIWAGISHKHWGQKLHYTEDSGQSWNETPLPKLQGKILPNGRPAKLRQVWCFAQGGAKYSNRLWMGTDPGALFLSEDNGQTFQLVETLWDHESRQSEGQWFGAGSDFPFIHSIVVDPQNADHILIAVSCAGVFESWNSGKTWEPINKGLIAAYLPNPNVEVGHDPHILHLANSDSAILWQQNHCGIFNSKNGGKAWQLVSKEGSLPHYGFAMTIDHSNPNRAWVIPAESDEQRIAPELKMQVFKTEDFGATWQDDSIGLPQENCFDIVLRQAFDRQDGIQVFGTTNGNLFLRSESEKWTCISSHLTKVNALTIV from the coding sequence ATGAAGAACCTGTTTGTAGCTACAGCAAAAGGCCTGGTACAATTCGATGCTTCTGGTAATCCACTGCGTTGGAATAAGGTCCACTTCATGGGTTTTAATGTCACCAATGTTTATCATGACCCGATCAACAGGCGTATCTGGGCAGGTATTTCGCACAAACACTGGGGGCAAAAGCTTCATTATACCGAGGACAGTGGTCAATCCTGGAATGAAACACCTCTACCCAAATTGCAAGGAAAAATCCTTCCGAATGGGAGGCCTGCAAAACTCAGACAAGTTTGGTGTTTTGCTCAAGGAGGTGCCAAATATTCAAATCGGCTATGGATGGGAACAGATCCAGGCGCATTATTCCTTAGTGAAGACAATGGCCAGACCTTTCAGCTAGTAGAAACATTATGGGATCACGAAAGCCGACAATCAGAAGGACAATGGTTTGGAGCAGGAAGTGATTTTCCTTTCATTCATTCCATTGTTGTTGATCCTCAAAATGCCGATCATATTTTGATTGCGGTGAGTTGTGCGGGTGTGTTTGAGTCATGGAACAGCGGAAAAACCTGGGAGCCAATCAACAAAGGCTTAATTGCAGCCTATCTACCGAATCCTAATGTAGAAGTTGGTCACGATCCGCATATCCTGCACTTGGCCAATTCTGACTCAGCCATTTTATGGCAACAAAATCATTGTGGCATTTTCAATTCAAAGAACGGGGGTAAAGCATGGCAGTTGGTTTCGAAGGAAGGTTCACTCCCCCATTATGGCTTTGCCATGACCATTGATCACAGCAATCCAAACAGGGCCTGGGTGATTCCAGCGGAAAGTGATGAGCAAAGAATTGCTCCGGAGCTCAAAATGCAAGTCTTTAAAACGGAAGATTTTGGTGCCACCTGGCAAGATGACAGTATCGGGTTGCCACAAGAAAATTGCTTTGATATTGTTTTGCGACAAGCATTTGATCGGCAAGATGGAATTCAGGTTTTTGGCACCACTAACGGCAATCTCTTTTTAAGATCAGAAAGTGAAAAATGGACATGTATCTCTTCTCATCTCACCAAAGTCAATGCTCTGACGATCGTTTAG
- a CDS encoding cysteine desulfurase, giving the protein MNPVQTPVFDVQSIRDDFPIFKAHPELIYLDSAATAQKPKQVIDRIIQFYSTENANIHRGIYDLSHQATQAYENARLTVANFIQAESSNCIAFTKGTTESVNIVAESWLKKQLDASSNVVISLMEHHANLIPWQQVCKDTGAELRVIPLTSEGHLDYEKLPELIDEKTELVAITHLSNTLGTLTDLDKINAIIQPLAVPLLIDAAQSAALHDLNIDELNCDFLTFSGHKTFGPMGIGILYAKPTRHAEIAPFQVGGGIVQEVTIDETSFQEYPTMLEAGTPNVAGVLGLEAAIHYIESLDLQGARQHLETLSQKAFALLQSIEGVTILSPEPITHGILSINIDEVHPHDVASFLNSSHIAVRAGMHCTQPLLEHLEQPATVRVSLSIYNTEKEIEQLGASLKEIVDFWKN; this is encoded by the coding sequence ATGAATCCGGTTCAAACTCCTGTTTTTGATGTTCAATCGATTAGGGATGATTTTCCCATTTTCAAGGCGCACCCCGAATTGATCTATCTGGACAGTGCAGCTACGGCTCAAAAACCAAAGCAGGTCATTGATCGGATCATTCAATTCTATTCCACTGAAAATGCCAATATTCATCGAGGCATTTATGATCTGTCACATCAGGCTACACAAGCTTACGAAAATGCCCGTTTGACCGTAGCGAATTTTATTCAGGCGGAATCCTCCAATTGTATCGCATTTACCAAAGGCACGACGGAATCTGTCAATATCGTGGCAGAATCCTGGTTAAAAAAGCAACTGGATGCATCCAGTAATGTAGTCATAAGCCTCATGGAACACCATGCTAATCTAATTCCATGGCAACAAGTTTGCAAAGACACAGGAGCTGAGCTAAGGGTTATTCCTCTGACGTCCGAAGGTCATCTGGATTACGAAAAACTCCCTGAATTGATCGATGAGAAAACCGAATTAGTCGCTATCACTCATCTCTCGAATACGCTGGGTACGTTAACCGACCTGGACAAGATCAATGCGATCATTCAACCACTAGCCGTGCCTTTGTTAATTGATGCCGCGCAAAGTGCTGCCTTGCATGACCTAAATATCGATGAACTCAATTGTGATTTCCTGACCTTCTCGGGACATAAAACCTTCGGCCCGATGGGTATTGGTATATTGTATGCTAAGCCAACGAGGCACGCAGAAATAGCACCCTTTCAAGTGGGTGGCGGGATCGTACAAGAAGTTACCATAGACGAAACTTCTTTTCAGGAATACCCGACCATGCTTGAAGCAGGAACCCCAAATGTTGCCGGAGTTTTAGGCTTGGAAGCAGCCATCCACTACATTGAATCATTGGACCTGCAAGGAGCCAGGCAACATCTTGAGACACTTTCACAAAAAGCATTTGCATTGCTCCAATCCATTGAAGGAGTTACCATTCTTTCCCCGGAACCCATCACTCATGGAATACTCAGCATCAACATCGATGAAGTACATCCGCATGATGTAGCCTCCTTTCTGAATAGCAGTCATATTGCTGTGCGTGCAGGCATGCATTGTACTCAGCCACTTTTAGAACACCTCGAGCAACCAGCTACGGTCAGGGTATCATTGAGCATTTATAACACCGAAAAGGAAATAGAGCAATTGGGTGCTTCATTGAAGGAAATTGTAGATTTCTGGAAAAATTAA
- a CDS encoding Lrp/AsnC family transcriptional regulator gives MSLPRKLDDTDHKILHLLQQNARMTVKEMSEKLNLSTTPIFERIKKLEKSGIIDHYTAVINQEILGKKLTAFAHISFKDHSKELISAFEEKILALPEVQECHYVTGGADFIIKILVRDIERYKEFITEKLFSIPNIARIESFLSLQVKTKPAQMGK, from the coding sequence ATGAGTTTACCTCGAAAACTGGACGATACAGATCACAAGATTTTGCATCTCTTGCAGCAAAATGCGCGCATGACTGTGAAGGAAATGTCCGAGAAGCTCAACCTATCTACCACCCCTATTTTCGAGCGTATCAAAAAGCTGGAGAAAAGCGGGATCATTGATCATTACACAGCAGTGATCAATCAGGAAATTCTGGGAAAGAAATTGACTGCATTTGCTCATATTTCCTTCAAGGACCATTCAAAGGAATTGATCTCTGCCTTTGAAGAAAAAATTCTGGCATTACCTGAAGTACAAGAATGTCATTACGTCACGGGAGGGGCTGATTTCATCATCAAAATTCTGGTCCGTGATATAGAACGATACAAAGAATTTATCACTGAAAAACTATTCAGCATCCCGAATATCGCCCGGATTGAATCTTTTCTTTCGCTGCAGGTTAAAACGAAACCTGCGCAAATGGGGAAGTAA
- a CDS encoding iron-sulfur cluster assembly scaffold protein — MEQEQLKRLYHATVIKESKEPYHFNKGVQLGTEVLAYNPMCGDKYKLQIEQDQGRIKEGYFHGFGCALSKASTSALLRAIEGKTPQEIIDFCQSFIAAINGGNECTFDQEELQVMVELNDLGSRSDCIKLSWEALLAHLEEKH, encoded by the coding sequence ATGGAACAAGAGCAGCTCAAACGTCTTTATCACGCGACTGTCATTAAGGAAAGTAAGGAACCCTATCATTTTAACAAAGGGGTACAACTTGGCACAGAAGTATTGGCCTATAATCCGATGTGTGGTGATAAATATAAGCTGCAGATCGAGCAGGATCAGGGTCGCATCAAGGAAGGATACTTCCATGGATTCGGTTGTGCATTGTCCAAGGCGTCCACTTCAGCATTATTAAGAGCCATTGAAGGTAAGACGCCACAAGAGATCATTGATTTCTGTCAATCGTTCATTGCGGCCATAAATGGAGGTAACGAATGTACGTTTGATCAGGAGGAACTACAGGTGATGGTAGAACTAAATGACCTTGGGAGCCGTTCCGATTGCATAAAACTTAGTTGGGAAGCATTGTTGGCCCACCTCGAAGAAAAACATTAA
- a CDS encoding molybdenum cofactor biosynthesis protein MoaE: MIDVKIDSAPLSTQACEAAVASDAAGGTVVFIGTVRNQTKGKLVVKLDFEAYEPMAIKEMQKIAEQVTKKWDALHVAIHHRVGSLQIGEIPVIIAVSTPHRKAAFEACQYAIDTLKETVPIWKKEYFEDGEVWVAAHP; encoded by the coding sequence ATGATTGATGTAAAAATTGATAGTGCCCCACTGAGCACGCAAGCTTGTGAAGCAGCTGTAGCATCCGATGCTGCAGGCGGCACCGTAGTTTTTATTGGCACAGTTCGAAACCAAACCAAAGGCAAACTGGTAGTTAAGCTAGACTTTGAAGCCTATGAACCCATGGCGATCAAGGAAATGCAAAAGATCGCTGAACAAGTAACTAAAAAATGGGATGCGCTTCATGTGGCCATTCATCATCGGGTTGGTTCCTTACAAATTGGTGAAATCCCGGTGATCATTGCGGTAAGCACACCTCACCGAAAAGCTGCTTTTGAGGCTTGCCAATATGCGATCGACACGCTAAAAGAAACTGTGCCAATCTGGAAAAAAGAGTATTTTGAAGACGGTGAAGTTTGGGTCGCCGCACACCCCTAA
- a CDS encoding DUF4249 domain-containing protein has translation MRKFWQHIALVFLLACVQPFEFKSQEYERLLVVDGLLTNELMQHEITLAYTRPVDQNVLIPATEARILVENDRGEQFTFSEVEFGLYRSVVAFAGEAGVTYTLRITTSENDEYISRPSTLLEAPPVDAITARYAELPSEVLERNEPGIQFFMDADPGADGSAFFRFDWSETAQIRVPYPSNWEVFGSCPDDCSWQLRTERVSICYETNESAGLTLGTTAFNADGKLSEIPLRFVSLETDLLRNKYSLEASVHAIDAEAFEYYSQLKEVNESGGSLFDNQQGAVIGNMVSVSDPDEPVLGYFEVSGVSRRREFFTSEDYGEEFSVPPFRFACRGGDVIIETTPDSIRYYLGLFPSYQIANVSNIPPEATLGPRSCTDCSWYAPTKKPDFWED, from the coding sequence ATGCGCAAATTCTGGCAACATATCGCCCTCGTTTTTCTACTAGCCTGTGTACAGCCGTTTGAATTCAAATCACAAGAATATGAGCGATTGCTAGTGGTCGATGGCCTGCTTACCAATGAATTGATGCAGCATGAAATCACGCTTGCTTACACAAGGCCTGTCGATCAAAATGTCTTAATTCCCGCTACGGAAGCACGTATTTTGGTTGAAAATGATCGTGGAGAGCAGTTCACTTTTAGTGAAGTCGAATTTGGTCTTTATCGATCCGTAGTGGCTTTTGCCGGAGAAGCTGGCGTGACCTACACCCTACGGATCACTACATCGGAAAATGATGAGTACATTTCGCGTCCTTCGACTTTACTAGAGGCGCCGCCTGTCGATGCTATCACTGCGCGCTATGCAGAATTGCCTTCGGAAGTATTAGAGAGGAACGAGCCGGGCATTCAATTTTTTATGGATGCTGATCCAGGTGCAGATGGTAGTGCCTTTTTTCGGTTTGACTGGAGTGAAACAGCTCAAATTCGAGTGCCTTATCCTTCTAATTGGGAAGTCTTTGGTTCTTGTCCGGATGATTGTAGTTGGCAACTGCGCACTGAACGCGTCAGTATTTGTTACGAAACCAATGAATCAGCGGGGCTCACACTTGGTACCACGGCATTCAATGCCGATGGAAAACTTTCTGAAATACCGCTACGCTTTGTAAGTCTGGAGACCGATCTGTTGCGAAACAAGTATTCCCTGGAGGCAAGCGTTCATGCCATAGATGCTGAAGCATTTGAGTACTATAGTCAACTCAAAGAAGTCAATGAATCAGGAGGTTCTTTGTTCGATAACCAGCAAGGAGCTGTGATTGGGAACATGGTTTCAGTCTCAGATCCGGATGAGCCCGTCCTGGGGTATTTTGAGGTGTCTGGTGTAAGTCGGCGCAGGGAGTTTTTTACCTCTGAAGATTATGGAGAAGAATTCTCGGTTCCACCGTTCCGCTTTGCTTGTCGGGGCGGAGATGTCATCATCGAAACCACGCCGGATAGCATTCGATATTATCTTGGCCTCTTTCCAAGTTATCAGATTGCAAATGTGTCTAATATCCCACCAGAGGCAACGCTCGGTCCCAGATCATGCACCGACTGCTCGTGGTATGCGCCAACCAAAAAACCAGACTTTTGGGAAGATTGA
- a CDS encoding MoaD/ThiS family protein, with translation MQIKVVAYGIAKEILQSHEMDLEIANSLTLKEVRSMLANQFPDLNRLASLRFAVNESYQNDEFQLSANDEVVIIPPVSGG, from the coding sequence GTGCAGATAAAAGTAGTTGCATACGGCATTGCCAAGGAAATCCTCCAGTCTCATGAAATGGATTTGGAAATTGCCAATAGCCTAACCTTAAAGGAAGTAAGGTCTATGTTGGCGAATCAATTTCCCGACCTTAATCGATTGGCGAGTTTACGATTTGCAGTAAATGAATCTTATCAGAATGATGAATTCCAATTGTCCGCTAACGATGAAGTTGTGATCATACCACCAGTGAGCGGCGGCTAA
- a CDS encoding MoaD/ThiS family protein, protein MPQVKFTSALQRFFPSLQNMETDGQTVMEVLESINHQFPGLKDYLLEEDGSLRKHVNIFLKEELIRDRNQLSDPVKPTDEVLIFQALSGG, encoded by the coding sequence ATGCCCCAGGTAAAATTCACATCTGCACTGCAACGATTTTTCCCAAGTCTCCAAAACATGGAAACAGACGGGCAAACCGTAATGGAGGTATTAGAAAGCATTAACCATCAATTCCCAGGGTTGAAAGACTACCTTTTAGAAGAAGATGGTAGTCTGCGAAAACACGTCAACATTTTTTTGAAAGAAGAACTGATCCGGGACCGCAATCAACTGTCCGATCCGGTAAAACCTACGGATGAAGTTCTTATTTTCCAGGCATTATCTGGTGGATAA
- a CDS encoding Uma2 family endonuclease, producing the protein MNAVVSKRMITASEYHQMGEVGIIRPEERVELINGEIITMSPIGSKHAAVVNRLMGWLLKNYSDQFDVSVQNPLRLDNHTEPEPDVALLKKHPTTYFEELPTASDATLVIEVSDTTFLYDTTTKLELYANAGIPEYWVVDIENARVFAFSESAEGTYKKSQTYLGTDAIQYEGLTLNVSDIIPQKQG; encoded by the coding sequence ATGAATGCAGTTGTTTCAAAGCGAATGATCACCGCCTCGGAATATCACCAAATGGGTGAGGTAGGGATCATACGTCCGGAGGAACGAGTAGAACTGATCAATGGAGAAATCATAACCATGTCGCCAATCGGAAGCAAACACGCAGCAGTTGTCAATAGATTAATGGGTTGGTTGTTGAAAAACTATTCAGATCAATTCGACGTAAGTGTTCAAAACCCTCTTCGATTAGACAATCATACTGAGCCAGAGCCAGACGTGGCATTGCTCAAAAAGCATCCAACAACCTATTTCGAGGAATTGCCAACAGCTTCAGATGCTACTTTGGTTATTGAAGTTTCCGATACAACTTTTCTGTACGACACCACCACCAAGCTCGAATTGTATGCGAATGCAGGTATTCCTGAGTATTGGGTAGTAGATATTGAGAATGCCAGAGTATTTGCTTTCTCTGAATCTGCAGAAGGAACTTATAAAAAGTCACAGACTTATCTGGGAACTGATGCTATTCAATATGAAGGCTTGACCTTGAATGTCAGCGACATCATTCCTCAAAAACAAGGCTAA
- a CDS encoding Uma2 family endonuclease — translation MDAVVSKRMITASEYHQMGEVGIIRPEERVELINGEIITMSPKGTKHAKVVRQLTKWFYHNHVDGPFEIIVQDPIVLSDHSEPEPDLAITNKTDGFEHPKAQDVVLVIEVADTSLLYDTTTKLELYAAEAIPEYWVVDIENVRVFVFSEPAQGTYQKSATYYSSDTIQYQRLTLEVRDIIPQKQV, via the coding sequence ATGGATGCAGTTGTTTCAAAGCGAATGATCACCGCCTCGGAATATCACCAAATGGGTGAGGTAGGGATCATACGTCCGGAGGAACGAGTAGAACTGATCAATGGAGAAATCATAACCATGTCACCTAAAGGAACAAAACATGCTAAGGTGGTCCGACAACTAACTAAATGGTTCTATCATAATCATGTTGATGGACCCTTTGAGATTATTGTTCAAGACCCAATCGTATTAAGTGACCACAGCGAGCCTGAACCAGATTTGGCAATTACGAATAAAACCGACGGTTTTGAACATCCAAAAGCCCAGGATGTTGTGCTTGTTATCGAAGTAGCAGATACTTCTCTGTTATACGATACAACGACCAAATTGGAACTATACGCTGCAGAAGCTATTCCTGAATATTGGGTAGTTGATATTGAGAATGTCCGGGTTTTTGTTTTTTCAGAACCAGCTCAAGGTACCTATCAAAAGTCAGCGACTTATTATAGTTCAGATACAATTCAATATCAGAGACTGACTTTGGAGGTCAGAGATATTATTCCTCAAAAACAAGTTTAA
- a CDS encoding thiamine pyrophosphate-dependent enzyme, translated as MQKVTEPISIENELLTGFELMSVAKNMAECYEENFKVASKYVHATSRGHEAIQLAAGLTLTPEDYAYPYYRDDALLLGMGLTPYDLMLQLLAKRDDPFSGGRTYYSHPSLRDADKPKIPHQSSATGMQAIPATGAAMGLQYKDKQIGDQKGSPIVLCSLGDASVTEGEVAEAFQMAALKQLPILFLIQDNGWDISASADEVRSQNAFEYIKGFSGIEARQVNGSDFQECLQVTQDVISTIRKERRPFLIHAKVPLLNHHTSGVRMEWYRDDLDEHRTRDPYPFLKSALIDAGVSEVDILEIESRSKALVQDDFDRALLAEDPKPEDLFKHDYAPTPVLKEEGERKPSGAEKSVMVDCALHAMEDLLKNDDCLLYGQDVGGRLGGVFREAATLAGKFGDDKVFNTPIQEAFIVGSTVGMAAVGLKPVVEVQFADYIWPGLNQLFTEVSRSYYLSNGKWPASMILRVPIGAYGSGGPYHSSSVESVVANIRGVKIAYPSNGADLKGLMKAAYHDPNPVVIFEHKGLYWSKVPGTEKAKTHEPDENYVLPFGQAAITQKADPKHVNEGTALTLVTYGMGVHWALNASKAFEGQVEIVDLRTLNPVDYDTVYQSVRKTSRCLVLTEEPNSATFAGALAANIQQHCFKDLDAPVVTMGSENMPAIPLNSTLEKTMLPSAEKVEDQIREIFNYWS; from the coding sequence ATGCAAAAAGTAACGGAGCCCATATCGATTGAAAATGAATTATTGACAGGTTTTGAGCTCATGAGCGTCGCCAAAAACATGGCTGAGTGTTATGAGGAGAACTTTAAGGTGGCTTCAAAATATGTGCATGCTACTTCAAGAGGGCATGAAGCGATACAGCTGGCGGCCGGCTTGACCCTTACACCGGAAGATTATGCTTATCCCTACTATAGGGATGATGCCTTGCTGCTTGGAATGGGATTGACCCCTTATGATCTCATGTTGCAATTACTTGCAAAGAGGGATGATCCGTTTTCAGGAGGAAGGACCTATTATTCTCACCCGAGTTTAAGGGATGCCGATAAGCCGAAAATTCCGCATCAATCTTCAGCTACAGGTATGCAGGCAATTCCTGCTACAGGAGCGGCGATGGGGTTGCAATACAAAGACAAACAGATAGGCGATCAGAAAGGGAGTCCGATCGTACTTTGTTCTCTTGGTGATGCCAGTGTGACGGAAGGTGAAGTGGCCGAAGCTTTTCAAATGGCTGCATTAAAGCAGTTGCCAATACTATTCCTGATTCAGGACAATGGATGGGATATTTCAGCAAGTGCCGATGAAGTTCGGTCACAAAATGCTTTTGAATACATCAAGGGTTTTTCAGGCATTGAAGCGCGACAAGTCAATGGATCTGATTTTCAGGAATGTTTGCAAGTGACACAAGATGTCATTAGCACGATCCGAAAAGAAAGAAGACCGTTCCTGATTCATGCGAAAGTGCCATTATTGAATCACCATACGTCCGGTGTGCGGATGGAATGGTACCGGGATGACCTGGATGAGCACCGTACACGTGATCCTTATCCATTTTTGAAATCCGCATTGATAGACGCTGGTGTTTCGGAAGTAGATATACTGGAGATAGAGTCTCGTTCCAAAGCATTGGTTCAGGACGATTTTGATCGAGCACTGTTGGCAGAAGATCCCAAGCCGGAAGACCTGTTCAAGCATGATTATGCACCTACGCCTGTTCTTAAAGAAGAAGGGGAAAGAAAACCTTCCGGAGCAGAGAAAAGTGTGATGGTGGACTGTGCTCTGCATGCCATGGAAGACCTGCTGAAAAATGATGATTGTTTGCTCTATGGTCAGGATGTTGGCGGAAGATTAGGAGGGGTTTTCAGAGAAGCAGCTACACTTGCAGGAAAGTTTGGTGACGATAAAGTATTCAATACCCCAATTCAGGAGGCATTTATTGTGGGTTCTACAGTGGGTATGGCAGCTGTTGGGCTGAAGCCTGTGGTAGAAGTGCAATTCGCTGACTACATCTGGCCAGGATTGAATCAGCTATTCACCGAAGTAAGCCGATCTTACTACTTGAGTAATGGTAAATGGCCGGCCAGTATGATTTTGAGAGTTCCTATTGGGGCTTATGGAAGTGGCGGACCTTATCATTCTTCGAGCGTAGAGTCTGTCGTTGCCAATATCAGAGGTGTGAAAATTGCTTATCCTAGTAATGGTGCCGATCTCAAAGGGCTTATGAAAGCGGCTTATCATGATCCGAATCCAGTAGTCATTTTTGAACATAAAGGACTGTACTGGTCTAAGGTTCCGGGAACGGAAAAAGCGAAGACGCACGAACCTGACGAAAATTATGTGCTGCCATTCGGACAAGCGGCCATCACGCAAAAAGCAGATCCGAAACATGTCAATGAAGGCACGGCCTTAACCTTAGTTACTTATGGGATGGGTGTTCATTGGGCACTCAATGCTTCCAAGGCATTTGAAGGCCAGGTGGAGATTGTCGATTTAAGAACACTGAATCCAGTGGATTACGATACCGTATATCAATCGGTCAGAAAGACGAGCCGATGCCTTGTGCTAACAGAGGAGCCTAATTCGGCAACCTTTGCAGGAGCCTTGGCAGCCAATATTCAACAACATTGCTTCAAAGATCTGGATGCGCCGGTGGTAACAATGGGATCTGAAAACATGCCGGCTATTCCACTGAATAGTACTTTGGAGAAAACGATGTTGCCTTCTGCTGAAAAAGTAGAAGATCAGATTCGGGAAATCTTCAATTATTGGAGCTAG
- a CDS encoding AEC family transporter, with translation MLAIIYSLLPIFSLIMMGFVFRKWKFPSDNFWVSADRLTYFVLLPALIIQKLAVADFSSSSVSQLYLVLCGSVVVMGMLALALGSIFRIRASSLTSVFQGSIRPNTYVVLASATALYGSEGLALAVIPLAGVIPLVNILCILSFAYYVPNGKRTLGGVLKSIFQNPLVIACIIGICLNLTGIGLPFFTYDLFDILASAALPLGLISVGTGLRALEQRQTLIPIIIANICKLVLMPICAFLLLQYMGLDGLSLAVGTLFCTVPCAISSYILAGHLNGDQPLMASIITIETLVAFVTMPVLLAILLG, from the coding sequence ATGCTTGCCATTATTTATTCGCTATTACCCATCTTCTCTTTGATCATGATGGGTTTTGTTTTTCGAAAGTGGAAATTTCCATCAGATAACTTCTGGGTATCAGCAGACCGCCTTACTTATTTTGTACTATTGCCCGCACTGATCATCCAAAAACTAGCTGTAGCCGATTTCTCCTCCTCATCTGTTAGTCAGCTCTATCTGGTTTTATGCGGCAGTGTAGTGGTCATGGGAATGCTTGCTCTGGCTCTGGGATCCATTTTCCGTATCCGGGCCAGCTCCCTTACCTCAGTATTTCAAGGTAGTATTCGCCCCAACACCTATGTCGTTCTCGCTTCAGCGACGGCACTATATGGCTCTGAAGGACTGGCACTGGCTGTAATCCCGCTAGCAGGTGTAATACCTCTGGTCAATATCCTCTGCATTTTATCTTTCGCCTATTATGTTCCCAATGGCAAAAGGACTCTCGGAGGTGTGCTGAAAAGTATTTTTCAAAACCCTTTGGTCATAGCTTGCATCATAGGGATCTGCCTGAACCTGACAGGCATTGGATTACCATTTTTCACTTACGACTTATTCGATATACTTGCCAGCGCCGCACTTCCGCTTGGATTGATCTCTGTCGGGACAGGATTGCGTGCGCTGGAACAACGACAAACATTGATCCCAATCATCATTGCTAATATTTGCAAATTGGTTTTGATGCCCATCTGTGCTTTTTTGCTTTTGCAATACATGGGATTAGATGGTCTCTCTCTGGCCGTAGGAACGTTATTTTGTACGGTCCCTTGTGCCATATCCTCCTATATCCTTGCAGGGCATCTGAACGGTGATCAACCACTGATGGCCTCCATTATTACGATCGAAACGCTCGTAGCGTTTGTCACCATGCCTGTCTTACTTGCGATACTTTTAGGTTAA